A region from the Vicia villosa cultivar HV-30 ecotype Madison, WI linkage group LG3, Vvil1.0, whole genome shotgun sequence genome encodes:
- the LOC131661456 gene encoding chaperone protein dnaJ A6, chloroplastic-like — MAVTPFGNTSATQWGIRPQLIARSSTMPKFASASHNATSRVNFMAASSSTFFARDSLRFSIGSYQTLHRRRGSRFIVRAETDYYTVLGVSRNSTKSEIKTAYRKLARNYHPDVNKEPGAEDKFKEISNAYEVLSDDEKRSIYDKYGEAGLKGQGMGGMGDFSNPFDLFETLFEGMGGGGMGSRGSWNGAVDGEDEYYSLLLNFKEAVFGVEKEIEIRRLENCGTCDGSGAKPGTKSSTCKTCGGQGRVVTQTRTPLGIFQQSMTCSSCNGTGETRTPCGTCSGDGRVRKTKRISLKVPAGVDSGSRLRVRNEGNTGRRGGSPGDLFVVLEVIPDPVLKREDTNILYSCKVSYIDAILGTTLKVPTVDGMVDLKIPAGTQPGSTLVMAKKGVPLLNKKNMRGDQLVRVQVEIPKKLSSDERKLIEELSELSKGKTAAGRR, encoded by the exons atGGCGGTTACACCTTTTGGTAATACTTCAGCTACTCAATGGGGAATTCGTCCTCAGCTTATCGCCAGATCCAGCACTATGCCCAAGTTTGCGTCCGCAAGCCACAA TGCTACAAGCAGGGTAAACTTTATGGCTGCCTCAAGTTCAACCTTTTTTGCTCGGGATTCCTTGCGTTTTAGCATAGGCTCATATCAAACTTTGCATCGTCGAAGGGGATCAAGGTTTATAGTTAGAGCTGAAACA GATTACTACACTGTCCTTGGGGTGTCAAGAAATTCTACCAAATCTGAAATTAAGACTG CTTATCGAAAGCTAGCCCGGAATTATCATCCAGATGTGAACAA GGAGCCCGGTGCAGAAGACAAATTTAAGGAAATTAGTAATGCATATGAG GTCTTATCAGATGATGAAAAACGATCCATATATGACAAATATGGAGAGGCAGGGCTTAAGGGTCAAGGAATGGGTGGCATGGGG GATTTCAGCAATCCTTTTGATCTGTTTGAGACGCTATTTGAGGGCATGGGTGGTGGTGGCATGGGCAGCAGAGGTTCTTGGAATGGAGCAGTGGATGGCGAAGATGAGTATTACAGTCTTCTTTTGAATTTCAAAGAAGCCGTTTTCGGAGTGGAAAAGGAGATAGAGATAAGGCGACTTGAGAATTGTGGAACTTGCGATGGTTCAGGGGCTAAACCAGGGACTAAATCATCCACATGTAAAACGTGTGGTGGTCAGGGTCGTGTTGTCACTCAGACAAGGACTCCGTTAGGTATCTTTCAGCAGTCTATGACTTGCTCATCTTGCAATGGGACTGGAGAAACCCGCACACCTTGCGGTACATGTTCTGGGGATGGTCGGGTGAGGAAAACAAAGCGGATAAGTCTCAAGGTTCCGGCCGGTGTGGATTCTGGTAGCCGTTTAAGGGTCCGAAACGAAGGTAACACTGGAAGGCGTGGTGGTTCTCCCGGTGACCTCTTTGTTGTTCTTGAAGTTATTCCAGATCCCGTGCTGAAACGAGAAGACACCAACATTTTATACTCTTGTAAAGTGTCCTATATTGATGCAATCTTGGGGACTACACTCAAGGTTCCAACTGTAGATGGCATGGTGGATTTAAAAATCCCCGCTGGGACACAACCGGGATCAACACTCGTTATGGCTAAGAAAGGAGTTCCACTGCTGAACAAAAAGAACATGAGGGGTGATCAATTGGTTCGAGTGCAAGTTGAGATTCCGAAGAAACTGAGCAGCGATGAGAGAAAACTTATCGAAGAACTCTCGGAGTTGAGCAAAGGCAAGACCGCGGCCGGTAGGAGATGA
- the LOC131655753 gene encoding EPIDERMAL PATTERNING FACTOR-like protein 1: MTSTTDMIYASMASLISYQNSTTILFLLHLLLLPVSCFYQSQSAIPPRGLLFEEKNRLGSAPPTCHNKCNQCHPCMAVQVPSHEHAQPGHTHSAASSPAMEGGFFLQDSGNNRYSNYKPLSWKCHCGGHFFNP; encoded by the exons ATGACTTCAACAACTGACATGATATATGCTTCCATGGCTTCACTTATTTCATATCAAAACTCAACCACTATCCTATTTTTACTTCACCTTCTGCTTCTTCCAGTTTCTTGCTTCTACCAATCACAATCTGCAATTCCTCCAAGG GGGTTATTATTTGAGGAGAAAAACAGATTAGGTTCAGCTCCACCTACATGTCACAACAAGTGTAACCAATGTCATCCATGCATGGCAGTGCAAGTTCCAAGCCATGAACATGCTCAACCAGGCCATACTCATAGTGCTGCTTCAAGTCCTGCTATGGAAGGTGGATTCTTTCTACAAGATAGTGGTAATAACAGGTACTCAAATTACAAGCCATTGAGTTGGAAGTGCCATTGTGGTGGCCACTTTTTCAATCCTTAG